A window of Flavobacterium branchiarum genomic DNA:
CCATATTAAAAAAATGAATTTAGACACACTAGATAAAACAAACTTACCACGACATTTAGCCATCATAATGGATGGGAATGGGCGATGGGCTAAACAACAAGGTTTCCTAAGAGCTTTTGGCCATGAAAATGGAACTAAATCTGTAAAAGAAACAATCGAATCCTGTGCTAAAATAGGGATCGAGTATTTAACATTGTATGCCTTTTCTACCGAGAACTGGAATAGACCTAAATTAGAGATTGAAACTCTAATGAAGATACTTATCAATTCATTAAAAAAAGAACTCGGTACATTACAAAAAAACAATATTAAACTTAATGCAATTGGCAATTTAGAAAAACTACCTAAATCTGCTCAAAAAGAGCTCTTGGATGTTATTGAGAAAACAAAAAACAACACAAGACTTACGCTCACATTAGCTTTAAGTTACGGTTCGAGAGAAGAACTTATAAACGCTGTTAGAATCATCAGTAATAAAGTTAAAAATAATATAATTTCAATAGACACTATTGACGATTCAATTATAAATGAGCATCTTTACACGCAAAATTTACCCGATGTAGATTTATTAATACGAACAAGTGGAGAACATAGAATAAGTAATTTTTTGTTATGGCAAATTGCCTATGCAGAGCTATATTTTACTAATGTGTTATGGCCAGACTTTAAAGAAAAGGATTTATATGAGGCTATCATTAGTTATCAAAAAAGAGAACGTAGATTTGGAAAAACAAGTGAACAAATTAAATAATTTTTTAGTGTTACAAAAAAGAATAAAAATAGTACTTACTTTATTGGTTTTTAGTAGTTTTTCACAAATAAAAGCGCAAGAAAGAATTCCTTTTGACCAAGGGAAAAAATATATTCTTGCCGACGTATCTGTAGTTGGTAAAATAAGCTTCAATGAGCAAACTGTTGTCACTTTTTCTGGTTTACAAAAAGGACAAGAAATAACAGTTCCTGGTGAAGAAATAAGTGGAGCCATCAAAAAACTTGGAAAGCTAGGGCTTTTTGACGAAATCTCTTTCTATGTAAATAGAATTGAGAATGATAGCATATACCTAGATCTTGATATAGTTGAACTTCCTAAGCTAAACGACGTCAAAATTGTTGGTGTTAAAAAAAGCAAAATAGAAGGATTAATTAAAGACAATAGTTTAACAAAAAATAAAATTGTTAACGAAAATTTAATTACGACTACCAAAAATTATATCGAAAACAAATACAAGAAGGAAGGTTTCTACAATACCAAAGTAACCATTACTACTACTCCCGACACAACATCTACAAACCAAGTAAACATGCTGGTTCGTGTAGATAAAGGAGATAAGGTTAAAATTAGCAAAATTGAATTTGAAGGGAACAAACAATTGTCTGACGCAGCTTTGCGAAAAGCTATGAAAGACACCAAGCAAAAGAACCCAATTCGCGTTTTTAAAGCCTCTAAATTCATAAAAGACAAGTACAAAAGTGATTTAGAAAAAGTTATCGCTACCTACAAAGAAAAAGGATATAGAGATGCACGTATATTATCTGACACTATTGTTTACAACAAAAAGAAAAATACATTAGCTATAAAAATAGATGTCGAAGAAGGAAACAAATACTACTTTGGGGATATCAAATTTTTAGGTAATACGGTATATTCAGACCAAACACTTAATCGTTTCTTAGGTATTAAAAAAGGAGAAACATATAATGGTGTACTTCTAGAAAAAAGAATATCTGACAAAACAAAACCTGACGCAGAAGACATTACCAATTTATATCAAAATAATGGTTATTTATTCTCTAATATTAATGCTGTAGAGGTAAAAACGGTAAACGATACTATTGATTTTGAAATTAGAGTTACCGAAGGTCCTATTGCCTATTTTAATAAAATATCAGTTGTAGGAAATGACAAAACGAATGATAAAGTAATTTATCGTGAGCTAAGAACTAAACCAGGTGAAAAATATAGTAAAGACTTACTAGTTAGAACAATTCGTGAGATTGGACAATTAGGATTCTTTGATCCAGAAGCTATCGACCCTAAGTTTAAAAATGTAGATGCTGGTGCAGGAACAGTAGACATAGAATACAATCTTGTAGAAAAAGGATCTAGCCAGATAGAACTTCAAGGAGGTTATGGTGGTGGTGGTTTCATTGGAACCTTAGGACTTTCATTTAACAACTTCTCTGCTAGAAATATATTTAACAAAAAAGCATACAAACCTTTACCTATGGGGGATGGCCAAAAAGTAGCACTTCGTTTACAAGGAAGTACTTATTTCCAAACTTATAGCGTATCGTTCTCAGAACCATGGTTTGGAGGAAAAAAACCGGTACAATTTAGCACTTCGGTATCTTATAGTACACAGTTCCTAAACAACTACATCACACAAAGAGTAGACAGAAGTAAAAGTTTTAATATTCTAACGTTATCTGTTGGTTTAGCCAAAAGATTATCTGTGCCAGATGATTACTTCGTGTTGTCGCAATCGGTAAGTTACCAACACTATGACTTACATAATTACAACACTGGATTATTTACTTTTGGAAATGGAACTTCTAGAAACTTAGCATATACTATTGGACTTACAAGAAGTAATAAAGGTTTAAACCCAATATTCCCAACATACGGTTCAGAATTTAGTCTTTCTGCTAAACTTACTCCTCCTTATTCATTATTTAATGGAGTTGATTATGGAGATTTAGCAAATCAAAAAGAATATAAATTAAGAAATACAGTTGACAAATCAAATCAACTAGATGAAAACGATAATATAGTACAGATTGGAGACTATGTTGATGCAAGAGGAAATAAGGTTGATGACTACACTCAAGCTGCTACAGATCAAGGAAAAGTTGACCAAAAGAAATTTAATTGGTTAGAATACTATAAAATAAAGTTCAAAGCTGATTGGTATACAAAAGTTTATGGTAAATTAGTACTACGAACACTAACTGAATTTGGTTTCTTAGGTGCATACGACCAATCAAGAGGCGTTGTTCCTTTTGAAAGATTCTATTTAGGAGGAGATGGAATGGCAAACTATTCTATGGATGGTAGAGAAACGATAGCATTAAGAGGATATGAGAACAACTCATTAACACCAGTGCAAAATGGAGAACAAATTGGAGCTACGATTTACAACAAATTCTCATTAGAATTGCGTTATCCAATTACATTAAAGCCATCAGCTTCTATTTACGTACTTACATTTGCTGAAGCAGGTTCATCATATGCAAATTTCAAGAACTATAATCCTTTTGACTTGAGTCGTTCAGCTGGTGCCGGTTTACGTGTATTCATGCCTGCATTTGGACTATTAGGTATCGATTTTGGTTACGGATTTGACAAATTACCAGGAGAATCAAAACCAAGTGGTTTCAGAACGCATTTTATTATTGGTCAACAATTTTAGTGCTATTGGTTAAAAAAAATTCAAATAAAATTAATGTTATGAGAAAACAATTTTTATTTATAATTTTGGCTTTGATAGTAGTAAATACAAGTCAAGCACAAACCAAATCGACAAGAATAGGATACATCGACATGGAGTATATCCTGCAAAATGTTCCTGATTATAAAGAGGCGCAATCGCAACTAGAACAGAAGGCTGAAAAGTGGAAACAAGAAATTGAGACTAAGAAATTAGAAATCAATAAACTTAAAGATGCTTTAAAAGCCGAAAAAGCATTATTAACAAATGAGTTAATCGATGAAAGAGAAACAGAAATCAAGTTTCTTGAAAAAGAGACTTTAGATTATCAGCAACAACGCTTTGGTGTTAATGGTGATTTAATTCGACAAAAATCTGCTTTATCAAAACCAATCCAAGATCAGGTTTTTACTGCTGTTCAGGATATCGCAGAAGCTAGAAAATATGATTTCATCTTTGACAGATCATCTGATTTAACAATGCTTTTTGCAGCAAAAAGATTTGATGTTAGCGATCAGGTGTTACGAGTTATCACCAGAACCGACAAAAGAGAGCAGTTGACAAAAAAACAACTCGCTATTGAGGAAGAAAAAGAAAATAAAGAAACTGCCATTGATGAAAGTCCTGCACTACAGGAAAGACAAAAAATGCTAGATGAGAGAAAAGCAGCAAGGGATAAAATCCTAGAAGACAGAAAAGCAGCTCAAGAAGAAAAGATAAGAGCATACGAAGAAAACAAAAAAGCAATTCGTGATGCAAGAGAGGCTAAAAAAAATGGCACGGTTTCTGAAACAGTAAAAAAGGAAAGCACACCATCAGTAACCACTCAAACGTCAAAAGCAACTGAGACAACAAAAACAACTGTCACTGATGACGCGAGAGCTAAACAAGCCGAAGAAAGACAAAAGCTTTATGACGAACGTAAAAAAGCTTTAGAAGAAAGAAGAAATAAAATCTTAGAAGAAAGAGAAGCTGCCAAAAAAGCAAGAGAGCAAAAGGCAAAGGAGGAAAAAGAAAAACAACAATAATACGACCAATAATTAATTAATATTTTAAAATGATGATGAAACAAATCAAAACTTTACTAATTGCTGCAATACTAGTTTTAGGAGCAAATCAAATGAATGCTCAAGCTAAGGTAGCTCACGTAGATGTAAGTGAAATTATGTCTAAAATGCCAGCGATGATAGATGCACAAAAACAACTTGAAAAATTAAGCACTACATATGATGCAGATTACAAGAAAATGGTTGACGAATATCAAGCAAAATTAAAAAAATACGAAGCTGAATCAGCTACAGTAACAGATGCAGTTAATGGAGAACGTTCTAAAGAAGTTCAAGATATGCAAAAAAGAATTGTAGAATATAGAGACACGGCTCAAAAAGAATTACAACAAAAAGAAACTGATATTGTAAAACCAATAATGGAAAAAGTTAGAGCTTCAATCATAAAAGTTGGAAAAGCAAAAGGATTCCAATATGTTTTAGATGGTTCTACTCTTTTATTAGCTGACGGACCAAACGTTACTGCTGATGTTAAAAAAGATTTAGGTTTCTAAAAACTGCCTTCATAAAATAAAAAAAACTGCTCGCCAATAAATGGTTCGAGCAGTTTTTTTTTACACACTAAAATTTATTAAACTATACTAAAGAATCTTGAACAAAGCCTTTTTTTTGATTCTAAAAAATACTTAACTTTGTTTTTATGACAAACAACAATCCTATAGGTGTTTTCGATTCTGGCATTGGTGGTACTTCAATTTGGAGCGCAATCCATCAATTACTCCCAAATGAGAAAACTATTTATTTAGCCGACAGTAAAAATGCTCCTTATGGTCAAAAAAGCAAAGATGAGATCATTTCTTTAAGCAAAAAAAACGTCGATTTTTTACTGGGCATGGATTGTAAATTGATTGTTATTGCATGCAATACTGCGACTACAAATGCAATTAAAGAATTAAGAGAACAATATACCATTCCGTTTATCGGAATTGAACCCGCTATAAAACCTGCCGCAATAAATTCAATAACTCATACTATTGGAATACTAGCTACTCAAGGTACTTTAAACAGTGCTCTT
This region includes:
- a CDS encoding OmpH family outer membrane protein, which encodes MRKQFLFIILALIVVNTSQAQTKSTRIGYIDMEYILQNVPDYKEAQSQLEQKAEKWKQEIETKKLEINKLKDALKAEKALLTNELIDERETEIKFLEKETLDYQQQRFGVNGDLIRQKSALSKPIQDQVFTAVQDIAEARKYDFIFDRSSDLTMLFAAKRFDVSDQVLRVITRTDKREQLTKKQLAIEEEKENKETAIDESPALQERQKMLDERKAARDKILEDRKAAQEEKIRAYEENKKAIRDAREAKKNGTVSETVKKESTPSVTTQTSKATETTKTTVTDDARAKQAEERQKLYDERKKALEERRNKILEEREAAKKAREQKAKEEKEKQQ
- the bamA gene encoding outer membrane protein assembly factor BamA produces the protein MRLSLVIKKENVDLEKQVNKLNNFLVLQKRIKIVLTLLVFSSFSQIKAQERIPFDQGKKYILADVSVVGKISFNEQTVVTFSGLQKGQEITVPGEEISGAIKKLGKLGLFDEISFYVNRIENDSIYLDLDIVELPKLNDVKIVGVKKSKIEGLIKDNSLTKNKIVNENLITTTKNYIENKYKKEGFYNTKVTITTTPDTTSTNQVNMLVRVDKGDKVKISKIEFEGNKQLSDAALRKAMKDTKQKNPIRVFKASKFIKDKYKSDLEKVIATYKEKGYRDARILSDTIVYNKKKNTLAIKIDVEEGNKYYFGDIKFLGNTVYSDQTLNRFLGIKKGETYNGVLLEKRISDKTKPDAEDITNLYQNNGYLFSNINAVEVKTVNDTIDFEIRVTEGPIAYFNKISVVGNDKTNDKVIYRELRTKPGEKYSKDLLVRTIREIGQLGFFDPEAIDPKFKNVDAGAGTVDIEYNLVEKGSSQIELQGGYGGGGFIGTLGLSFNNFSARNIFNKKAYKPLPMGDGQKVALRLQGSTYFQTYSVSFSEPWFGGKKPVQFSTSVSYSTQFLNNYITQRVDRSKSFNILTLSVGLAKRLSVPDDYFVLSQSVSYQHYDLHNYNTGLFTFGNGTSRNLAYTIGLTRSNKGLNPIFPTYGSEFSLSAKLTPPYSLFNGVDYGDLANQKEYKLRNTVDKSNQLDENDNIVQIGDYVDARGNKVDDYTQAATDQGKVDQKKFNWLEYYKIKFKADWYTKVYGKLVLRTLTEFGFLGAYDQSRGVVPFERFYLGGDGMANYSMDGRETIALRGYENNSLTPVQNGEQIGATIYNKFSLELRYPITLKPSASIYVLTFAEAGSSYANFKNYNPFDLSRSAGAGLRVFMPAFGLLGIDFGYGFDKLPGESKPSGFRTHFIIGQQF
- a CDS encoding OmpH family outer membrane protein is translated as MKQIKTLLIAAILVLGANQMNAQAKVAHVDVSEIMSKMPAMIDAQKQLEKLSTTYDADYKKMVDEYQAKLKKYEAESATVTDAVNGERSKEVQDMQKRIVEYRDTAQKELQQKETDIVKPIMEKVRASIIKVGKAKGFQYVLDGSTLLLADGPNVTADVKKDLGF
- a CDS encoding isoprenyl transferase, producing the protein MNLDTLDKTNLPRHLAIIMDGNGRWAKQQGFLRAFGHENGTKSVKETIESCAKIGIEYLTLYAFSTENWNRPKLEIETLMKILINSLKKELGTLQKNNIKLNAIGNLEKLPKSAQKELLDVIEKTKNNTRLTLTLALSYGSREELINAVRIISNKVKNNIISIDTIDDSIINEHLYTQNLPDVDLLIRTSGEHRISNFLLWQIAYAELYFTNVLWPDFKEKDLYEAIISYQKRERRFGKTSEQIK